From Juglans regia cultivar Chandler chromosome 9, Walnut 2.0, whole genome shotgun sequence:
TTTTAACAGCCAGGTTGAGGACTTGTGGCTTTAATTATcacagatgaaataaaatggtgatttttcaattaaaaaatgtgtGAAAGGAAGCAAATGTTGGTTCCCTATTTTTAAGCAAACACCTCTTCTGGAAGCGCTAGGCACAAATGTTTTGACATCCATCAGGTGTGCATGAAGGCACAAATATGTTTTATGTTATATGAAAGGCACAAATCTAACATTGCATGCATGGTCGTCATAATTGGAATACCTGATAAAGATACATAAGATTCTATCCAGAGGAAAAATAAGAAGCAAATTAAGGCAGGAAGTTAGTGAGGTCTTCCTACCCTTCCAAACACGCATTAAGTATTGATGCTAATATTAAACTTGAAGTAACTACAATACAAGATGGTATAGGAAGAAATCATATAGATGTTTAAATGTACAAATGCATGGAAAGTAGAAAAATATGTGACAAACTTTACTTTGggcattttatattttagcaAATGACGAATTGCAAAAGACATACTTCAAATTCAACACCtaaaagggagagagatggGAAGGGATAACAGGACATGAGATTCAATACCATTTCACAAGCTTTTCGAAGAATGGTATTAAATAAAAGCACATCAAGATCATGCCCTTCTGAGAAAGCTTGATCCAAAAGATTCAATGCTTcatcaaaattctcatcttccaACAGAATCTGGAACAAATTAAACTCAGCATTAAGTATATTGAAAATCCCAAAtccaatatatatttgttgtcaTCAATGCCAAATCTGATAATCATTAAAAAGTATTCCAGCGTGAAAAACCAGTATGCATCTTTTCAACAATTGAGTAGCAAACTGGAGTCACATGCTAATTAACATACTATTGGTTTCCCCACATTCCTTGATAACTATTGCGTGTTTTGCCTTACCATTCAGTACGAATAAAATTACCTTGAATCACAGCTATTGCAGGGTCAGTCATCTGTGTCTCATCCTCTCCAGTGATATATCACTCTGTTAACAGTGTAGTGTCTTGTAATTTTGAGGCATGACAGATAACCTAATGGAGAGCTTCCAATATATAACTAGAAGAGCTATGATTGATCTATAACTTGGGATTGGGACATCAAGAAACATCTCTCATAAGCTGGAGTAACTAATATGAGGATGTTAACTGCTAAGAAATTAATTACACATcaataaaattgttatttactgataattattttttattggtactGATATAAAAAAGTATGAGACAAGAGAGAGTATAACCTAAATTACGGGACAATAGGGTAGCACCTACTGAAGAGACGAGGAAAACTTCGGAGGTGACCAACATAAAAACTAACTGAACTGATGGTGTTACAAGGGTGGAGGGAAATTGAAAAGAGACCGTGGGTTGAAACCATAAGCATAAATGTGGTTGCATACAAGATCAGAATTGTTGATCAACAAGGGCAATAAGAAGACAGTTGGACAGGTACTGAGTGGTCCATTGTTCTCACATTGGACTACTCgactaattttaaattatatatgcatgtaacTATATTTAAAGATAACTTTATTCAGCCATGACCCTTACGGGTCCCCTAGGTTCCGTCTCTGTATATGAAGGCAGCACCTTTTTAGATGCATACTTCTAATAACATACAGCAGGATCAGGGATTACATAGAAATACCTTTATGAGAGCAGTGTAAGTCAATGTCTGAGGATAAAACCCATCACGCACCATCATGGAAACCAGTGAACAAGCAGATTTGAAGCATCTTAAAATGCTACAACAATCGatcattatattataagtcGCAGCATCTGGGGCAAAGCCACAtgacttcatatttttgaatatttctaCTGCCATGTCACTCTGCATGCCAACCAGAAATATGGAATGGGCAAACACGTTACAAATAACCCCCATGCCTCAGAGAAATAGCAACTAGAACAATCACATAGTGCAGGTACCACTTACTTCCTTGGCCTCAACAAGTGAATGCAACACCGTATTATATATAGCTGTTCCGAGGAAAGTGTTATTACGGCAGAAAAGGTTCTCTGCCACTTGTAAATATTGGATCAGCTCTCGTATCATTCCCTCTGCTCCAAGAGCTATCAActggagagaagaaaaaatgaatgagTACCATAAATGAGGTCctgaacaacaacaaaaaaaaaaaaaaaaagcctaccACATTTACACCATTTACATCCTATACACCATTTACATTCCTAGCTCCACGGTAGATATACAAATCAAAGAGTACATCCTATACACCATTTACATTCCTAGCTCCATGGTATAACAAGGAAGAAACATGCCACATGTCCCTATGAACATCAGTGCACAAAAGTACACTTGGTTATCTCATAAACAGATGGTAAAAATGTATGACAATATAACAATTGAATTATACCCTGACGTGATAATCCAATCTTTATCTTAAGCAGTCAACTCTATTTAGGTCAGTTTCAATTAAAAGGATCAAAATAATGAGACTAGGAGTTACCAGGTTCTTCATTGATAAATGACTGTGCTGAAAACCATTTTTCGCCATATCCATTTCAATAGCATTGATTCTTTTACCAGCATCTACCTGTGACAGCATATTTCCCTCTTCATACGGGGCATTCACGTTCCCAAATAATGAAAACAACAGTTCATATGTCCTGATATCTGGCAGAATCTTCAAATGTTTCATTTTAGCCAATATCTGCACTGCATGTTCAGGTTGGTCCTGTGGATTCAATGCAACATAATTTTGGTTAGATGGAGAGACCAATAAACCCTAACAGAATTAGCACTCTAGTGCTAGTGAACTTCAGCTTAATATTAACACAATAACCTTTGATGGAGATGCATTTGTGGAGAATCGCTAGCAAAATCCTACTTGATGCTTCTATATTGTAGCCCCAGCTAACATAAGCAAATTATTTGACATGCCTATTAAATGTAGATCCTAATATCAGAGCCAATTAAGCAATAACTTCTCCGAAAACAAGAATAGAAGACACATGATTTGCATAAAAGGTTGCTACACCATTTTCTAACCAGAAACATAGTTAAAGCAAATTGGCCTTTCAACATTTAACTTGTCTTTACACTGTGACCCAAGGTGAACATACACTGGAGGGATATTCCATCTCATAGCCTTGAGAAGTAATAAAAAAGGAGACAACAAAACAGTACAAGGTACATAGTTAAGAATAGACTCCAACAATTATTTCAACTCACCAATCTGTCACATGCTGCAAGACAAGCATTATACGGATAAGGATATGGTGATTCGGTAATTTGATCCAGCAGGGACTCAGCTAAATTCAGTTCTAGCGCTTTGCTGCAACCCATTGAAAGAGTAGCAAGAGTAGAATCATATGGCTTCAAATTCCTCTGTTCCATTACTTTTAACTGCAAAAGTatgaaaaggagaaaatatGTCTTACATAGAAAATATCTCTCATATAAAGAGAAGGCCAAACAGGGTGCAATGAATATCCAGCAAGTTGGCAGAAAGCGATTTCTGAAGACAGCTTATGTATGCAGTAATCAATATAACTTACCACTTCCATGCCATAGTTGTAACCTTTCTCAGAAACAACTGCTCTAACAAAACCATCATATGTGTGGCTTGACGGTTGCAACCCGAGATTTTTCATCTAGACAGAAATGGGCCATTACTTAATTACACACTTAAATGCTGATCTGATGATGAATCAAATGCAAATGaaactaaaaaggaaaaaacaataaGTAAACAATAATGCAGagtaaaaacagaaaacaaaattattgttGTGAGAGAGAATACAGCTTTTGTCGAAGCTATGCAGAGACATAATGGGGCATAAAAGttgtagaaataaaaaaatatatattctttttaataagaagaaaaggtTTCAAACAGAATTAAGCAATGACAAACTTAAATAAATGGTTATCATACCTGTAAAATCAACTGCTCTGCCAACCCACAATTGCGAGCATGTGCACATGCATGTATCACATCATTGAAAGACCATCTCAAAATCTTCGTAACAGGCATGGTTTCAGATTTATGAAGCatacttattccactactttcAGCTTCAGTATTCTCCATGCTAGGATTGTATTGCTCTATGTTACTGGGAAAACTATTGAATTTCTTACAGCCAACGGACGGAATAGACTGTTCATTCCCCTGCAAGTCAAACTTCATTGAGCCTAGAGCCTCATTTGAAGGTATAGGAATGTCCAATCTTGAAGAATACAGCTTTCCATCAGCAGTTCTATTAACAAAAATGCTACCCCTGAGGGCTAAAGCCACCATATTTTGCAAAGTCTCATATGCAGATTTTAAGTCTCCCAACCTTGTATAAGACCAAATGAACTTCCGCAAAGGAATGATGCTGAAACTGTAGTGTTTGATATAGTCCTCCCAGATTTCATGAACAGCAGACAGGTTTTGCTGCCAAACTGCAaactaaacaaaacaaaaacacaaagaaaagaataatcttcACTTAGACTTCAAAACGAAAAAACAGCTTTAATCTGCCTTAAATATTTCACAGCATAGATgatgaaacaaaaatataacCCATATTGCACTTACTAAATTGCAACCTGCCTCAGGTTGGCACCCTATAacatataagtatattatacattttttttggataagttaaAATTTCTTGGGTAAGTGTCCATTATGCAGTTACTGTAACAAGATAAATGAGGTACTGACTCATATTCCGACCAACAACCAACTATATTACTAGATACTAttttactcaataaatattcACGAAACTAAACTGCTACTTCATAAGTACATGACCCAATGAAGTAAATCACAATCACCATATATCAGATTTTATCTCTGCTTCTGCATCTCTTTGCAGTACCAACATGTTCCCCTCATTTCTCCTTAAATATGTAACTATAACAAGAAGTGGAATAAAGTTCAGATGATGCTTCAGTTTTCAATCGCAAAAAACCAGATTAAAAAAACTCCCTAAAGCGGTTGGTATGCGCTGAAaactttttctataaaaaaaattgttcactAACAAGCATGTGACTCGGCGGTGATCTTTTTTCATAACTCAAAACGTTTATGTAAATTGTGACAAACCACACATTTGCACCCCTACATCAGTAAACTACTTCATATGTGTAAATTGTTTAAGATGTCACAAAACCAATAGTAGAAATATTGAAAAGGGAAGATATAAAATCATCTACTGCCTTAGGAATGTATTAAAGATACAGCTTGTGCCgttgagagaagaaaagaaaacccaatcacaaGAATCATACTGAAACCAAAACTCTTTGTAAGTTCACCTTAAGAAGCTCTGAATATGTTACTTCATTCTTCCCCATCATTCGGTGCTCCATTAGATCCAAACATTGATTCGCATGGATTATACTTCGCATCTTGGCACAGGCTCTGAGGAAACTATTGCACACAGATAGAATTGGATAGATGCCATgcttttcttcaaaaaaatttatcaaattcagTGCCTGACAAAGTACAAGAAACATGAATGCTTAGTTCattataatttcaatttacagGCCCTTGTATGATACATATATTCTACCAGTAACTGCCATTGTAATCATAGACAGTACCATCTCTGATGCATTCATAGCCAGACATGTCTCCTAGCATCCTCTCTCCCCCTTCCCCCTCTCTGTTTTCTATTCACCATATGCACATGAAATCTTGGCAGGACAGTTCATCAATCAACTTCCAAGAATACATCTAGATAACCCATTTTTACCATTATCATGACATAAAACTAATCAATTAACACAAAAACCAGCATATATCCCCAATAAAGTAGAAAAGTATATAATGCAGCTACCATGTTAAGTTTGTATAATAGGCCACtatggcctcgtttgttttca
This genomic window contains:
- the LOC108996560 gene encoding pentatricopeptide repeat-containing protein At1g76280 isoform X2 — protein: MAFLFLSSAMLRVWSLRKPPKVKKLHFQFSCDEIIAAPRTNLSLLLLERRNVAENLGFYRALMTTKGVEFLAYGTESTTRSLQMKIVDSLHLGERSKASNLLLDLGHGNHSLRPDDFVHILNYCARSPDPLFVMETWRLMEDKEIGVDKLCYFLIIQALCKGGYLEEHGIYPILSVCNSFLRACAKMRSIIHANQCLDLMEHRMMGKNEVTYSELLKFAVWQQNLSAVHEIWEDYIKHYSFSIIPLRKFIWSYTRLGDLKSAYETLQNMVALALRGSIFVNRTADGKLYSSRLDIPIPSNEALGSMKFDLQGNEQSIPSVGCKKFNSFPSNIEQYNPSMENTEAESSGISMLHKSETMPVTKILRWSFNDVIHACAHARNCGLAEQLILQMKNLGLQPSSHTYDGFVRAVVSEKGYNYGMEVLKVMEQRNLKPYDSTLATLSMGCSKALELNLAESLLDQITESPYPYPYNACLAACDRLDQPEHAVQILAKMKHLKILPDIRTYELLFSLFGNVNAPYEEGNMLSQVDAGKRINAIEMDMAKNGFQHSHLSMKNLLIALGAEGMIRELIQYLQVAENLFCRNNTFLGTAIYNTVLHSLVEAKESDMAVEIFKNMKSCGFAPDAATYNIMIDCCSILRCFKSACSLVSMMVRDGFYPQTLTYTALIKILLEDENFDEALNLLDQAFSEGHDLDVLLFNTILRKACEMGRIHVIEFIVERMHQEKIQPDSSTCQYVFSAYVDQGFHSTAVEALQVLSMRMLSEEDGTQHEKTQFEDDFILAEDSETESRILQLFKNSEEDVAVALLNLRWCAILGFSTCWSPDQSPWAIRLARNYDTRKGN
- the LOC108996560 gene encoding pentatricopeptide repeat-containing protein At1g76280 isoform X3; this translates as MHRPLVRAPLRSVAEYLCKSKHSLLLLERRNVAENLGFYRALMTTKGVEFLAYGTESTTRSLQMKIVDSLHLGERSKASNLLLDLGHGNHSLRPDDFVHILNYCARSPDPLFVMETWRLMEDKEIGVDKLCYFLIIQALCKGGYLEEALNLINFFEEKHGIYPILSVCNSFLRACAKMRSIIHANQCLDLMEHRMMGKNEVTYSELLKFAVWQQNLSAVHEIWEDYIKHYSFSIIPLRKFIWSYTRLGDLKSAYETLQNMVALALRGSIFVNRTADGKLYSSRLDIPIPSNEALGSMKFDLQGNEQSIPSVGCKKFNSFPSNIEQYNPSMENTEAESSGISMLHKSETMPVTKILRWSFNDVIHACAHARNCGLAEQLILQMKNLGLQPSSHTYDGFVRAVVSEKGYNYGMEVLKVMEQRNLKPYDSTLATLSMGCSKALELNLAESLLDQITESPYPYPYNACLAACDRLDQPEHAVQILAKMKHLKILPDIRTYELLFSLFGNVNAPYEEGNMLSQVDAGKRINAIEMDMAKNGFQHSHLSMKNLLIALGAEGMIRELIQYLQVAENLFCRNNTFLGTAIYNTVLHSLVEAKESDMAVEIFKNMKSCGFAPDAATYNIMIDCCSILRCFKSACSLVSMMVRDGFYPQTLTYTALIKILLEDENFDEALNLLDQAFSEGHDLDVLLFNTILRKACEMGRIHVIEFIVERMHQEKIQPDSSTCQYVFSAYVDQGFHSTAVEALQVLSMRMLSEEDGTQHEKTQFEDDFILAEDSETESRILQLFKNSEEDVAVALLNLRWCAILGFSTCWSPDQSPWAIRLARNYDTRKGN
- the LOC108996560 gene encoding pentatricopeptide repeat-containing protein At1g76280 isoform X6; its protein translation is MAFLFLSSAMLRVWSLRKPPKVKKLHFQFSCDEIIAAPRTNLSLLLLERRNVAENLGFYRALMTTKGVEFLAYGTESTTRSLQMKIVDSLHLGERSKASNLLLDLGHGNHSLRPDDFVHILNYCARSPDPLFVMETWRLMEDKEIGVDKLCYFLIIQALCKGGYLEEALNLINFFEEKHGIYPILSVCNSFLRACAKMRSIIHANQCLDLMEHRMMGKNEVTYSELLKFAVWQQNLSAVHEIWEDYIKHYSFSIIPLRKFIWSYTRLGDLKSAYETLQNMVALALRGSIFVNRTADGKLYSSRLDIPIPSNEALGSMKFDLQGNEQSIPSVGCKKFNSFPSNIEQYNPSMENTEAESSGISMLHKSETMPVTKILRWSFNDVIHACAHARNCGLAEQLILQMKNLGLQPSSHTYDGFVRAVVSEKGYNYGMEVLKVMEQRNLKPYDSTLATLSMGCSKALELNLAESLLDQITESPYPYPYNACLAACDRLDQPEHAVQILAKMKHLKILPDIRTYELLFSLFGNVNAPYEEGNMLSQVDAGKRINAIEMDMAKNGFQHSHLSMKNLLIALGAEGMIRELIQYLQVAENLFCRNNTFLGTAIYNTVLHSLVEAKESDMAVEIFKNMKSCGFAPDAATYNIMIDCCSILRCFKSACSLVSMMVRDGFYPQTLTYTALIKLTSSY
- the LOC108996560 gene encoding pentatricopeptide repeat-containing protein At1g76280 isoform X4 encodes the protein MAFLFLSSAMLRVWSLRKPPKVKKLHFQFSCDEIIAAPRTNLSLLLLERRNVAENLGFYRALMTTKGVEFLAYGTESTTRSLQMKIVDSLHLGERSKASNLLLDLGHGNHSLRPDDFVHILNYCARSPDPLFVMETWRLMEDKEIGVDKLCYFLIIQALCKGGYLEEALNLINFFEEKHGIYPILSVCNSFLRACAKMRSIIHANQCLDLMEHRMMGKNEVTYSELLKFAVWQQNLSAVHEIWEDYIKHYSFSIIPLRKFIWSYTRLGDLKSAYETLQNMVALALRGSIFVNRTADGKLYSSRLDIPIPSNEALGSMKFDLQGNEQSIPSVGCKKFNSFPSNIEQYNPSMENTEAESSGISMLHKSETMPVTKILRWSFNDVIHACAHARNCGLAEQLILQLKVMEQRNLKPYDSTLATLSMGCSKALELNLAESLLDQITESPYPYPYNACLAACDRLDQPEHAVQILAKMKHLKILPDIRTYELLFSLFGNVNAPYEEGNMLSQVDAGKRINAIEMDMAKNGFQHSHLSMKNLLIALGAEGMIRELIQYLQVAENLFCRNNTFLGTAIYNTVLHSLVEAKESDMAVEIFKNMKSCGFAPDAATYNIMIDCCSILRCFKSACSLVSMMVRDGFYPQTLTYTALIKILLEDENFDEALNLLDQAFSEGHDLDVLLFNTILRKACEMGRIHVIEFIVERMHQEKIQPDSSTCQYVFSAYVDQGFHSTAVEALQVLSMRMLSEEDGTQHEKTQFEDDFILAEDSETESRILQLFKNSEEDVAVALLNLRWCAILGFSTCWSPDQSPWAIRLARNYDTRKGN
- the LOC108996560 gene encoding pentatricopeptide repeat-containing protein At1g76280 isoform X5, encoding MAFLFLSSAMLRVWSLRKPPKVKKLHFQFSCDEIIAAPRTNLSLLLLERRNVAENLGFYRALMTTKGVEFLAYGTESTTRSLQMKIVDSLHLGERSKASNLLLDLGHGNHSLRPDDFVHILNYCARSPDPLFVMETWRLMEDKEIGVDKLCYFLIIQALCKGGYLEEALNLINFFEEKHGIYPILSVCNSFLRACAKMRSIIHANQCLDLMEHRMMGKNEVTYSELLKFAVWQQNLSAVHEIWEDYIKHYSFSIIPLRKFIWSYTRLGDLKSAYETLQNMVALALRGSIFVNRTADGKLYSSRLDIPIPSNEALGSMKFDLQGNEQSIPSVGCKKFNSFPSNIEQYNPSMENTEAESSGISMLHKSETMPVTKILRWSFNDVIHACAHARNCGLAEQLILQMKNLGLQPSSHTYDGFVRAVVSEKGYNYGMEVLKVMEQRNLKPYDSTLATLSMGCSKALELNLAESLLDQITESPYPYPYNACLAACDRLDQPEHAVQILAKMKHLKILPDIRTYELLFSLFGNVNAPYEEGNMLSQVDAGKRINAIEMDMAKNGFQHSHLSMKNLLIALGAEGMIRELIQYLQVAENLFCRNNTFLGTAIYNTVLHSLVEAKESDMAVEIFKNMKSCGFAPDAATYNIMIDCCSILRCFKSACSLVSMMVRDGFYPQTLTYTALIKSDISLERMRHR
- the LOC108996560 gene encoding pentatricopeptide repeat-containing protein At1g76280 isoform X1, with protein sequence MAFLFLSSAMLRVWSLRKPPKVKKLHFQFSCDEIIAAPRTNLSLLLLERRNVAENLGFYRALMTTKGVEFLAYGTESTTRSLQMKIVDSLHLGERSKASNLLLDLGHGNHSLRPDDFVHILNYCARSPDPLFVMETWRLMEDKEIGVDKLCYFLIIQALCKGGYLEEALNLINFFEEKHGIYPILSVCNSFLRACAKMRSIIHANQCLDLMEHRMMGKNEVTYSELLKFAVWQQNLSAVHEIWEDYIKHYSFSIIPLRKFIWSYTRLGDLKSAYETLQNMVALALRGSIFVNRTADGKLYSSRLDIPIPSNEALGSMKFDLQGNEQSIPSVGCKKFNSFPSNIEQYNPSMENTEAESSGISMLHKSETMPVTKILRWSFNDVIHACAHARNCGLAEQLILQMKNLGLQPSSHTYDGFVRAVVSEKGYNYGMEVLKVMEQRNLKPYDSTLATLSMGCSKALELNLAESLLDQITESPYPYPYNACLAACDRLDQPEHAVQILAKMKHLKILPDIRTYELLFSLFGNVNAPYEEGNMLSQVDAGKRINAIEMDMAKNGFQHSHLSMKNLLIALGAEGMIRELIQYLQVAENLFCRNNTFLGTAIYNTVLHSLVEAKESDMAVEIFKNMKSCGFAPDAATYNIMIDCCSILRCFKSACSLVSMMVRDGFYPQTLTYTALIKILLEDENFDEALNLLDQAFSEGHDLDVLLFNTILRKACEMGRIHVIEFIVERMHQEKIQPDSSTCQYVFSAYVDQGFHSTAVEALQVLSMRMLSEEDGTQHEKTQFEDDFILAEDSETESRILQLFKNSEEDVAVALLNLRWCAILGFSTCWSPDQSPWAIRLARNYDTRKGN